The Phycisphaeraceae bacterium genome segment TCGCCGGTGAGGTCGCGCGACTCCGAGAATCAGGAACGGATCATATATTATAGGACTTTATTCTCCTTGGCCTGATGAACTCGACGACGGCATCTACTCACCAGCAGGTACACCGCCTTTTCGTGGATCGCTGGCGGCGTGGATGACGCCTCCACGAACCACGACCATCTGCACCACGCCGACATCCTTTGTCACACTGACCACGTGACCGAACCGTTCGAGCGATGTCGCCAGCCGCGAATCGCTCCAGCGGTCCTCCAAGAGCAGACGGTGCGGCATCCACTGATGGTGAAACCTCGGATGACCCACGGCTTCCCCGGCCGTTCGGTCGTGAATGAGTGCGTGCAGCAGGCATTGAAACGTGCTGGTGATGATGCGAGGCCCCCCGGAAGCGCCGGCGACGGCCACGGGTCTGTCGCCTCGCAGCACGATGGTTGGTGACATGCTGCTGAGAGGTCGCTTGCCGGGGACCGGGCGGTTAGCGTCGGATTGCCGCAGCCCGAAGGCATTGGCCTCGCCGCTCACGGTCGTGAAGTCGTCCATTTCGTTGTTCAGTGCGAAGCCGAACCCCGGCACCGTCACAAGTGACCCATAAGACAGGTTGATGGTCTCGGTGCATGCCACCGCCATTCCCTCGGCATCGATGACGCTCAGGTGGCTGGTGCCGCCATCGTCGGGCGGCCCCAGGGTGGTGCCGTAGGCCTCCGGCTGCATGGTCCAGGTGCGGGAGATTCCCCACGCGAGGCGCTCCAGCGACCCCCGGTCGAGCAACTGTTCGATGGGAACCGGCACGAACGCGGGGTCGGCGAGGTATCGCGCCCGGTCGGCGAAGGCGTGCTTCATCAGTTCGGCGTAAAAGTGAATCGACCCCGCGCTGACTGGCGAGAGCATCCGCACGTCGCTCCATCGCGCCTCGAGCATCGTGAACATCTGCAGCATGGCGACGCCGCCGCTGCTCGGCGGAGGCATGACGAGAACGTCCATGTCGCGGAATCGGCCCCGCAGGGGCTGAACTTCGCGCACGCGGTATCCAGTCAGGTCATCCTTTGTCAGGACGCCGCCCGTATTCTGCGAGGCCTGCACGATGGCGTCGGCGATCTCGCCCCGGTAGAAGGCATCCGCGCCCTGCTCAACGATCAAACGCAGCGCCCTCGCCTGGGCGGGGTTGCGGATCACGTCGCCCACGCGGACGCGCCCGCCGAGGCACAGGTCGCTCCAGATCTCCTGCGCCATCCGGGCGGCTCGCGGATAACGCGCCATGGTGTCGGCCAGGGCGCGCGCCGCGGACACGTGATCGGCGTCCGCGGCGAAGCCCTCCTCGGCGGCTCGGATCGCCGGAGCGAGCACCGTGGCCCGGTCGAGCCGACCATACTTCTCCAAGGCATGAAGCAGACCGGCCACGGTGCCCGGCACGCCACTGGCCGCTCCTCCGAAGCGGCTGGCGGCGGGGTCGTTCTGTGTTTCGTAAAACGCGGGGCCGATGCCGGCGGGGCAGGTCTCACGGTAGTTGATGGCGGTGGTAAGGGCTGGCTGGTCGTTCCCTGCGGGCCGGTGGATGAGCATGAACCCCCCGCCGCCAATGCCGCAGGAATAGGGTCGAACCACTGACAGGCAGAAACTGGTCGCAACGGCGGCATCCACGGCATTGCCCCCCCGACGCAGCATCTCTGCTCCGGCCTGGGAGGCCACCGGGTGATCCGCGGCGACGGCGAATCGCGTGAACATGTGATTGGGCGTCTCGATGCCGCCCACGCCGACGGCGGCCGGGGCGTGACACCCGGTCAGCGCCGTCGCCACTCCCAGCGTCGCCGCGGCGATCAGACGATTCAACTGAACGATTCGTCGCATGACGTGTTCCTCCGCTGCTTCCGCCTACCGCGACGCTGGTGCGAAGTTGACGGGTCGTCCCGTGCGAATCGACTCGCGCTCGCATTCAATCAGACGCACGGCCTCCGCGCCGTCATGCATGGACACCTGCGGCACGGGAGTCCCCTGCTCGATGGCGTCAAGGAACGCCCGCACCTCGTATCGGTAGCCATCGCCGGGTGGCAGCTCGACGGGCTCGTCGTCGCCGCCGCGCCTCAGCCGCAGAACTGGCGTCTGGGAAAGATCGAACACCGCCTCGGCCTGCTCGAAACGGACGTGAAATCGCATCACGAACGGGGCCTCGGCGTCACGACGCCACCCCCCTTCCGCGGTGATCTCGACATGCGGCATGGCGTCGAAGCGGTAGCGCGTGACCACGTGGTCCGTGCCGGTGGGATCTTCATCGCCGGGGCGGGACTCAACCGTCCGCGGGTTCCCGAAGCAGGATCGTACGAAATCCGCGTCGTGGATGTGCAGGTCGAGCATCGCGCCGCCCGACTGGGCCGGGTCGGTGTAGAACGACGACCAGCCCGGCCTCGCCCCCATGCGAAGAAACGACGCCGCCTGCACGGGACCGTACGGCTCTTCGCGGATGATCTCGCGCAGCCACGACCAGCCGGGCCAGAAGCGCATGCACATCGCGGGCATGGCGACCAGACCGGGATGGCGCGAGGCCTCGTCCACCGCGAGCCGCGACGCCGCAGACGAAAGCCCCAGCGGCTTCTCCACCATGACGTGCTTGCCTGAGCGAAGCGCCGCGATGGTCAGATCGACGTGCGTCGCCGTGGGCGTGCAGATCGAAACCGCCTGCACCGCCGGGTCGTCGAGCAGGGCGGCGACGCTGTCGTGCAGGCGCACCGTGGCGGGGTCGATCTCGCCCGCGCCCAGGCCGGCGATGTTGCCCTGCACATCCTTTCGCTGGAAGCGCGTGGGGTTCAGGTCGGCGATGGCGCGGAGCTGGGCGCGAAGGTCAATTGCGTACGCCTGGGCGTGCGTCCGACCCATGAGTCCGAAGCCGATGATTCCCACGCCGATCATGCGATGGCTCCCGGCGCCGCCAGCAGTCGTCGGACGTGATCGCGGGCGACGGCAATGTCGTGCTCACGATGCTCCCCCGCCTCCCGCTCGATGATCAGGTCGACAGGTCGAGGCAGATCGCGCACGATGCCGAGAAACGCCGGCCAGACCACGGCGCCCTCCCCCACCGGCGTCTCGGCGCCCCAGGTGCCGGGCTTCGTCGTTGGACGCGCATCCTTGACATGAACCTGCACCACGTGGTCGGCCAAGGCCCGCAGCGAGGTGACGGGGTCACCCATGCCGTAGAGGATCATGTTGGCGGGATCAAAGTTGACATGCACGTTGGGGGCGTCCAGTTCAGCCAGCACGTCAAGCAGCGTGTCCGCCGTCTCCTGACCGGTTTCCAACCCCAGTTGCACGCCGGCCTGGGCGAAGGCGGCGGCGACCGCTCGAAGCCGCTCCAGCATCACGCCGCGCCGCGGGTCGGCCGCCTCATGAGGCAGGAATCCCGCGTGAAACGTGACGAGTGGAATGCCCTCCCCCGCCGCCAGGTCGGCGACGCGTCTGGCGCGGTCGAGATTGGTCGGCCAGAGGGCGTCGCTGGCCACGCCTCCTGTCTCGCGGATCGAGTCGAGCGTGGAGTAATCCTCTCCCAGCATCGACAGCATGCCTGAAACGACGCGAACGCCCGCGTCGCGCAGCAGCTCGATGGCGCTTGCCCAGTTTGCCGGGTCATCCACGATGGGGGTCAGCGCCAGTTGACAGGCGTCCAGGCGGAGTCGGTTCAGCGCGTCTCGCAACGCCGCGGGATGCTTCGGACGAAGACTCCAGCTGCAGACGCCGACGGTTTGTCGGGAATCACGTCGCATCGACGCACCCCGGGTGGTGTTTGACCGATATCATGGACGGATTGGAACGGATTTGGGAGGTTCCTGCAACCGGTGGAAGCGGGCTCCCAAGCCGTGTAGGATCGCCGACCTTTCCCTGAAGCCCCGGCGCTCAAGGTGGGACGTGTCAACGACGCGCATCGAAACCGCACTGACCGATCCGATCAATGGCGAGCGACAGCTTGTGGTGAGTGGTCCGCGCGCCTGGGCGGGAACCGAGAAGAAGCGCACGCTCGGGCAGCGGCTTGAGGCGTACATCAGTCGTCTGAGCACCAAGAACAACTTCTGGCACAAGATGTGCTCGATGATCTGGCTGCCCTACGCCTTCTCCTCGGGCATCCGGATGAAGCGGCTCGACTCCAAGCGCTTCCGGGCGGTGCTGCCCTTCAAGCGATTCAACCGCAACTGGTACAACGCCATGGCCGGAGCCGCCCTGCTGGGCAACTCCGAGGTGGCGGCGGGCATGTATCTCTTCGCCGAGATCGGCAGCGACTACATCGTGGTCTGCAAGGAGATGCAGTACAAGTTCCTGCGCCCGTGCATGGGGCCGGCGGTGTACACGGTCGTTTCCAGCGAGGATCTCAAGGAAAAGGTCGCTGCCGGCGGCGAGTTCAACATCCGGCTCGAGATGGAGATCCGCCAGCAGCTCAGGAAGCGGGGCAAGGAAATCCGCGTCGGCCGGTGCGACATCACCTTCCACTGCACGCCCAAGGCGCAGCATCGTGCCCGCGACGAGCGGCGCTCCACCCGTTCCAAGACCAAGTCGAAGTGATCGCGCATGAAGCGTCCGCGGTGATGACCGAACCGCGCTTCGCCCCGGCGCGATCCCTGCCGGAATCGTCGATGCCCTTCTCCACCCGCTCCCCCGCTCCCGCGACATGAAAGCCCTGCACACCGTACTCTGGGGCCTGTTCTGTGCGTGCAGCTGGACGTGGTGCATCGGCATGTACCTGCCCATCCTGCTCATGGAGCGATGGGCCTGGCCGGGTTTTGCGGTCTTTCTGATCGCCAATGTTGTGGGATGTGCGGCGTTCGGATACATCGTGCGCACCCCGGCGCGAAGCGAGCGGATGATCCGCGACCACGCCCCCGCGATGGTGGGTTTCTCCGTCGTGGCGATCGCATTCCACCTGTTCTTCATCACCTACCTGTTCACCGACATCGTTCGACTGGACGCCAATCGGACGCTTCCACTGCTGGCGGCGATCGGCGTCTACGTCGTCGCCTCCGGACTCTCCTGGCTGGGCGATCGCGCCTGGCTGGTGCTGGCCGTGGTGACCTACACCGCGTCCATGTGGCTCATTGCGGGATGCGGCGGAGAGACCCGCGCGCTGGAGCGGATCGCCGGGTGGAACCAGCCGGAAACGCTGCTGATGATGCTGCCGGTGCTGGTGGCGGGGTTCTGGTGCTGCCCGCGGCTGGACCTCACGTTCCACCGGGCGCTGCAGCGCAGTCCGTCGCGTCACGCCTTCCTCGTGTTCGGGGTCGCCTTCGCCGTGCTGGTGGCCGGAACGTTGTTCATCTGGCGCGGGCCGGAGGATCTGGCTGTGGTGCGGCTGGGCGCGGCGCACCTGCTGGCCCAGAGCGTGTTCACGGTGGGGGCGCACCTGCGGGAAATCCGGCTTGTTCCCGCTTCCGGCGGCGCGCCGGCGCGGTCGGTTGTGTTGCTGATCCCGCTGCTGGCGATCATGCTGCTTCCGGCCTTCAAGTCGATCGTCTCGGGCGTCCTGCGCCCGGGCGAAGACCTCTACATCCGATTTTTCGTCTTCTACGGACTGATCTTTCCGGCGTACGTGATGGCGTTCATGACGTCGGACGCGTCCGGCGCGCCTCGCCCGCGCGGGTGGATCATTCTGGTCATGGTCGTCATGCTGCTGGCGCCGATCTATGAAATCGGATTCATCCACGAACGGTATGCGTGGATGCTCGTGCCGACGGGGATTGCCGCGGCGTGGCTGGTGATGCGGCGACGGGTCGCGCCGTGGGGAATGAAAGCGCCCGTCGATGAAGCGACGGGCGCGGGTTCCAATGGCTCTTGAGCGCTGCGGGTCGGTGGATGACTCGTGATCCACCGTTCCCTCATGGTCACGGCCTGACCACGCCTACTTCTTCCCGCAGCACTGCTTGTACTTCTTGCCCGAGCCGCACGGACAGGGTTCGTTGCGCCCGACCGTGACGCCGACCGTGCGGGGCTGCCGCCTGGGCGCGGCGGTGGCGGCGCCGGCCCGCTCGGCGGCATCCTGATCGGCACGATGTCGGGCCGCCAGCGCCGCGGCGGCCGCGGTGGCCTGCTGCGCGGGCTGGGCCGGGCGCATGGCGGGAGCGGGGCGTTGAGCCGGCGCCGCCGGGCCGCCGGACGTGCTCTCCGTGGTCGCGGGCTCCCCCGCGCCGGCCGGCGCGGGCCGCGCCGGCGCCACCTGCGGCTGCAGCCGGGCCTTGAACACCAGGTCCACGACCCGTTCGCGCACGGCGGCCTGCATCTCGTTGAACAGACGCGCCCCTTCCTGCTTGTACTCGATGCGCGGATCGCGCTGGCTGAAGGCGCGGAAGCCGATCGAGTCGCGCACCTGGTCCATCGCGTGCAGGTGATCCTTCCAGGCGTTGTCGTAGATCTGCAGCATGATCCAGCGCTCGAACTGCGTCAGTTCGCCGCGCAGGACGCCCCGGATCTTCTCCTCGGCGGCCTGAAGCGCGTTGTGCCTGACGGCGTCGCGTTCGTCGTCGCTCAGCCGGACGCCGTAGTGCTTCTGGAACCACGCTTCCACCTGCTCGGGCGACGAGCCCTCGGCGGTCGCCTCCCGCGCCCGACCGCGGATGCGCTCATCCGTCCATGACTCGGCGGCGGCGACGAGCTCGTCACGCACCTCCCGCGGCTTGCGCGAGGCCACCGACTGGGCGTTCCAGTTCAGCCCGTACTTCACGTTGGCCCAGTTGGCCAGCTGGTCGAACGCCGCCTGCGGATCGCGCTGCATGGTGGCGGTGGTCATGTCCAGCGCGAAATCCACCGGATAGGTGATCTCGCGCCGGCGATAGGCCTCGCGGGCGCGCTGCTTGACCGCCTGGATGGCGGCGTTCATGTCCTCGGCGCGGACGAAGTCCTCCGCCTTGAGATCGGTGCCGAACTTGTTGTTGGCCCACTGGGCGAACTGCGACGCGCCGTAGTGCGGCGCGAGGAACTGGTCGAGCGGCGACAGGTCGGTGGCGTCGATGAGCTTCTCCCCCGCATCCTCCAGCATGGCGCGGATCTCGTCGATCGACCGGTCGCGCACGTCCGACACCTTGAGCGAGGTCTTGAAGCGACCGTTCGCCCAGTCCACCAGACCCTTCCAGTCCCACTCGGCGGGGTCGCCATCGCCGGGCAGGAACTCGGGGATGGTGACGCCGATGGTGGCGGCGGTCTCCTCCTTGGCGTTGATCGCCACGGCGCGCTGAAGATCCTGGCGGTCCTTTCCGATGAGCCGATCGCCTTCGATGAAGATGCCCAGGTTCTCCCGCACCCATTCCGCCATGCACGTGGCGGCGTAGTCCTTGGCCAGATAGGTCGAGGCGGCGTCCTCGATCGAGGCGTCGATGTGCTGGAAGATGAGTTCCTTGACGCCCCGACCTTCGAGGATGCGCTGGCGCGTCCCGTAGAACGACTGCCGCTGCACGTTCATGATCTCGTCGTACTCAAGGATGTTCTTGCGCCAGAGGAAATTCCGCTCCTCCACCTTGCGCTGGGCCTTCTCCACGGCGCGGGAAAGCATGGGCGACTCCAGCGCGTCGCCCTCCTTCATGCCCATCTTGCTGAGCACCTTGAGCGTGGTGGAGCCGGCGAACATCTTCATCAGGTCGTCTTCAAGCGACAGGAAGAACCGGGATGAACCGTTGTCGCCCTGTCGTCCGCTGCGTCCGCGGAGCTGGTTGTCGATGCGCCGCGCTTCGTGACGTTCGGTTCCGATGACGTGCAGCCCGCCCATGTCTTCGATGTCGCGGAAGAGCCGCAGCCGATGCACGAGCGCTCCGCCGCTGGCGTCGAGCGCCTCGAGCAGATCCTGCTCGGAATACTTGCGGGCGTCCTTCTCCGGCAGTCGGTAGTGCCTGATCGCCCAGTGCTCCAGCAGTCGGCGACGGATGTCCTCATCCGACATCGCGTCAACTTCCGGCTTGCGGAGGTTGAGTTCACGCCCGGCCAGGTGCCGGTAGCACGCGGCGACGATCTTCTCCTCCGGCCAGTCGGGCGTCGCCTCGCGCGGGCAGATGTTGCGGCGCTTCCAGTGCTCCAGCAGCTGCTCCACGGTGAAGCGGCCCAGCTTGATGTCGGTTCCGCGGCCCGCCATGTTGGTGGCGATCATCACCGCGCCGAGCTCCCCGGCGTGGGCGATGATCTCCGCCTCGCGCTCGTGCTGCTTGGCGTTGAGCACCTCGTGCCTGATGTTGTGCTTGCGCGTCAGCATCTGGCTGAGCATTTCGCTCTTCTCGACGCTGGTGGTGCCCACGAGCACGGGACGTCCCACGTCGTGGAAGGCCTTGATCTCATCGACGATCGCCTCCCATTTGTCCTTGGCGCTCAGGAAGACCAGATCGTTGCGGTCCACGCGCTCCACCGGCACGTTGGTGGGGATGCAGATGACGTCCAGTTTGTAGATCTCGTGAAACTCGGTGGCTTCGGTGTCGGCGGTGCCGGTCATGCCCGCCAGCCGCTTGTAGAGCTTGAAGAAGTTCTGAATCGTGATGGTCGCCATGGTCTGCGTCTCTTCCTTGATGCGGACGCGTTCCTTGGCTTCCACCGCCTGGTGCAGACCGTCGGACCACTGTCGTCCGATCATCTTGCGCCCGGTGTTCTGGTCCACGATGATGATGCTGGGGACGCCCTGCTCGTCCGGCGCGACCACGTAGTCGCGGTCGCGCTGGTAGACGGTGTGGGCGCGGATCGCCTGCTCCAGCAGGTGCGGCAGGTCCACGTTGTCCCCCACGTAGAACGAGCCGATGCCCGCCTTGCGCTGGGCCTCGGCCACACCGTCGTGGGTCAGCGTGGCCTTCTTCTTGTCCAGCTCCACCTCGTAGTACTGCGTGAAGCGGTCGCGGGCCTGCTCCAACTGAGGCAGCCGCTTGCGGGCGGCGTCAAGCTGCTCGCGCAGCGCGGGGATC includes the following:
- the ggt gene encoding gamma-glutamyltransferase, with translation MRRIVQLNRLIAAATLGVATALTGCHAPAAVGVGGIETPNHMFTRFAVAADHPVASQAGAEMLRRGGNAVDAAVATSFCLSVVRPYSCGIGGGGFMLIHRPAGNDQPALTTAINYRETCPAGIGPAFYETQNDPAASRFGGAASGVPGTVAGLLHALEKYGRLDRATVLAPAIRAAEEGFAADADHVSAARALADTMARYPRAARMAQEIWSDLCLGGRVRVGDVIRNPAQARALRLIVEQGADAFYRGEIADAIVQASQNTGGVLTKDDLTGYRVREVQPLRGRFRDMDVLVMPPPSSGGVAMLQMFTMLEARWSDVRMLSPVSAGSIHFYAELMKHAFADRARYLADPAFVPVPIEQLLDRGSLERLAWGISRTWTMQPEAYGTTLGPPDDGGTSHLSVIDAEGMAVACTETINLSYGSLVTVPGFGFALNNEMDDFTTVSGEANAFGLRQSDANRPVPGKRPLSSMSPTIVLRGDRPVAVAGASGGPRIITSTFQCLLHALIHDRTAGEAVGHPRFHHQWMPHRLLLEDRWSDSRLATSLERFGHVVSVTKDVGVVQMVVVRGGVIHAASDPRKGGVPAGE
- a CDS encoding sugar phosphate isomerase/epimerase translates to MRDALNRLRLDACQLALTPIVDDPANWASAIELLRDAGVRVVSGMLSMLGEDYSTLDSIRETGGVASDALWPTNLDRARRVADLAAGEGIPLVTFHAGFLPHEAADPRRGVMLERLRAVAAAFAQAGVQLGLETGQETADTLLDVLAELDAPNVHVNFDPANMILYGMGDPVTSLRALADHVVQVHVKDARPTTKPGTWGAETPVGEGAVVWPAFLGIVRDLPRPVDLIIEREAGEHREHDIAVARDHVRRLLAAPGAIA
- a CDS encoding DUF4442 domain-containing protein, yielding MSTTRIETALTDPINGERQLVVSGPRAWAGTEKKRTLGQRLEAYISRLSTKNNFWHKMCSMIWLPYAFSSGIRMKRLDSKRFRAVLPFKRFNRNWYNAMAGAALLGNSEVAAGMYLFAEIGSDYIVVCKEMQYKFLRPCMGPAVYTVVSSEDLKEKVAAGGEFNIRLEMEIRQQLRKRGKEIRVGRCDITFHCTPKAQHRARDERRSTRSKTKSK
- a CDS encoding Gfo/Idh/MocA family oxidoreductase, whose amino-acid sequence is MIGVGIIGFGLMGRTHAQAYAIDLRAQLRAIADLNPTRFQRKDVQGNIAGLGAGEIDPATVRLHDSVAALLDDPAVQAVSICTPTATHVDLTIAALRSGKHVMVEKPLGLSSAASRLAVDEASRHPGLVAMPAMCMRFWPGWSWLREIIREEPYGPVQAASFLRMGARPGWSSFYTDPAQSGGAMLDLHIHDADFVRSCFGNPRTVESRPGDEDPTGTDHVVTRYRFDAMPHVEITAEGGWRRDAEAPFVMRFHVRFEQAEAVFDLSQTPVLRLRRGGDDEPVELPPGDGYRYEVRAFLDAIEQGTPVPQVSMHDGAEAVRLIECERESIRTGRPVNFAPASR